A window from Leptospira meyeri encodes these proteins:
- a CDS encoding SpoIIE family protein phosphatase: MNKSKIKTTNSLRFKIGLFYSLLALLNIIFFTVMIFENQSDLLLKNFQFQSENLANTILADIQSIGLSGAKDESFEVFRKTLKLYEITKFSIFDPDGKIILSEPDSGPGNKEIGDDVLKKTKEVSSDKEGNLFKARYSLDLNESDFTVNFLLPIRLSDSKEVFLFTHFNISTIQDRLKQLYIQVGYAVLWGIVFHIIFAILVYRAIFKRVGSLEVAFKEMATGNLKSRVTWDFRSNDELDSLGKSFNLMAEEIQNKVTTITRLNEEINQELQIGKEVQELFLPSVKKFKKFNIGKLYRPMREVSGDLYQYFQFPENNYYGFFLADASGHGVSAALVTVVMAMSLQAIMKENHSAIQAINQLGEVIANRLQASFFATGVFVVFEEPGVVKFVNAGHNAPFIIRPSTKEITYVDSSGPPLGMGDDIQYSLESFPVLPGDKIILYTDGVVETPIKEGGLFGLERFTEVVLENIHLPNSEIVEKAMALLEEKHEEYKDDVTMIVLDVPE, from the coding sequence GTGAACAAAAGCAAAATCAAAACGACGAATTCCTTACGATTTAAGATTGGACTCTTTTATTCCCTTCTTGCCTTACTCAATATCATCTTTTTTACGGTGATGATTTTTGAAAATCAATCGGATTTACTTCTAAAGAACTTTCAATTCCAGTCGGAAAACCTAGCCAACACAATTCTTGCAGACATCCAATCCATTGGACTTTCTGGTGCAAAAGACGAAAGTTTTGAAGTTTTTCGTAAAACCTTAAAATTGTACGAAATTACAAAATTTTCTATCTTTGATCCAGATGGAAAAATCATTCTCTCCGAACCAGATTCGGGACCGGGAAACAAAGAGATTGGCGACGATGTTTTAAAAAAGACCAAAGAAGTTTCCTCCGATAAAGAAGGTAATCTATTCAAAGCTCGATATAGTTTAGATCTAAATGAATCGGATTTTACAGTGAACTTTCTTTTACCAATTAGACTTTCCGATTCGAAAGAGGTCTTTCTTTTTACCCATTTCAATATTTCAACCATCCAGGATCGATTAAAACAACTCTACATCCAAGTGGGTTATGCGGTTCTTTGGGGAATCGTATTTCATATTATTTTTGCTATTCTTGTCTACCGAGCCATTTTCAAACGAGTTGGCTCTTTAGAAGTTGCCTTCAAAGAAATGGCAACTGGCAACCTAAAATCTCGAGTCACTTGGGATTTTAGAAGTAATGACGAATTAGATAGTTTAGGTAAGTCATTTAACTTAATGGCTGAAGAGATCCAAAATAAAGTAACGACTATTACACGGTTAAATGAAGAGATCAATCAAGAACTACAAATCGGAAAAGAGGTACAAGAGTTATTTTTACCTTCCGTAAAAAAATTCAAAAAATTCAATATTGGTAAATTATATAGGCCAATGCGAGAAGTATCTGGAGATTTATACCAATACTTTCAATTTCCTGAAAACAATTACTATGGATTCTTTTTGGCAGATGCTTCTGGACACGGGGTTTCCGCAGCACTTGTAACAGTTGTAATGGCGATGTCCTTACAAGCCATAATGAAAGAAAATCATTCAGCGATCCAAGCAATCAACCAATTAGGAGAAGTTATTGCCAATCGACTCCAAGCCTCCTTTTTTGCAACAGGAGTCTTTGTTGTTTTCGAAGAACCTGGAGTTGTAAAATTTGTGAATGCAGGTCATAATGCTCCGTTTATCATTCGACCATCAACAAAAGAAATCACTTATGTTGATAGTTCCGGTCCACCTCTCGGTATGGGTGACGATATTCAGTATTCTTTAGAATCTTTTCCCGTTCTTCCTGGAGATAAAATCATTCTCTATACAGATGGTGTTGTAGAAACACCGATCAAGGAAGGTGGACTTTTTGGATTGGAAAGATTTACGGAAGTTGTTTTAGAAAATATCCATTTACCAAACTCAGAAATTGTGGAAAAGGCAATGGCACTTCTCGAAGAAAAACATGAGGAATATAAGGATGATGTGACAATGATTGTCCTTGATGTACCGGAATGA
- a CDS encoding STAS domain-containing protein translates to MNFTTKQVKNHTVVTLEGSLDIYSAPALKKELHKIIDDGAESVAIDMVNIKLLDSSGIALLANLQKKLKSEEGQFFLLNVSQDVMVILKLSSLDKFFTILGGEAELP, encoded by the coding sequence ATGAATTTCACAACAAAACAAGTTAAAAATCATACAGTTGTTACTCTAGAGGGTTCCCTCGATATATATTCTGCACCCGCATTAAAAAAAGAACTCCATAAAATCATCGATGACGGAGCCGAGTCGGTAGCAATTGACATGGTCAACATCAAACTTTTGGATTCCTCTGGAATTGCCTTACTAGCCAATCTCCAAAAGAAGCTTAAGTCGGAAGAAGGTCAGTTCTTTTTACTCAATGTCAGCCAAGATGTTATGGTGATTTTGAAACTTTCGAGTTTGGATAAGTTTTTTACTATTTTAGGTGGAGAGGCAGAACTTCCTTAA
- a CDS encoding response regulator: protein MTAVVGTEKETDVKRILVVEDERIIAINICSTLKQYGYNAKYVSDANDAIEHIENEHFDLVLMDIMLNGPMDGIEIATIIKKTKEIPVIYLTAYSDEATINRAKATEPFGYLIKPFNSRDLYISVEMAIYKSQVQKHIRNVESRLAENQKWETIALVASGISHEVNNPLTSILNLADLISLEAKKLGNLSLEEKASKIAEESDRIAKIIKNLVSYSQSTSSQWTYSNLGTILNDTRSFLHQYFLKEGIQCEIEFGDVPLAYCQPQKIKQVLLNLMQDARVRVNTREDSIGRKIIVTLKQVEEDGTSLILIQIKDNGAEDLMKGIAQMNSLEVTKSIVTEHKGKMYRDEEESAWYFTLPIIKPL from the coding sequence ATGACAGCAGTTGTGGGAACAGAGAAAGAAACAGACGTTAAAAGAATCCTGGTCGTAGAAGACGAAAGAATCATTGCCATCAATATTTGTTCTACATTGAAACAATACGGATACAACGCTAAATACGTTTCTGATGCCAATGATGCAATCGAACATATCGAAAACGAACATTTTGATCTTGTGTTAATGGATATTATGTTAAACGGTCCCATGGATGGGATTGAAATCGCAACGATTATCAAAAAGACAAAGGAAATTCCTGTCATTTATTTGACTGCCTATTCTGACGAGGCCACTATCAACCGTGCAAAAGCGACAGAACCTTTTGGTTATTTAATCAAACCATTTAACAGTCGTGATTTATATATTTCTGTGGAGATGGCAATATACAAATCTCAAGTCCAAAAACACATCCGCAATGTAGAAAGTAGACTCGCAGAAAATCAAAAATGGGAAACCATCGCCCTTGTCGCCTCTGGAATCTCGCATGAAGTCAACAACCCCCTTACCTCGATCTTGAATTTGGCTGATTTGATTTCTTTGGAAGCCAAAAAATTAGGTAATCTTTCTTTAGAAGAAAAGGCTTCCAAAATTGCGGAAGAATCAGATCGAATTGCAAAAATTATCAAAAACCTAGTCTCTTATTCGCAATCGACATCTTCTCAGTGGACTTATTCCAATTTAGGAACTATCCTCAATGACACTCGGTCTTTTCTCCACCAATATTTCTTAAAAGAAGGAATTCAGTGTGAAATTGAATTTGGAGACGTCCCACTTGCTTATTGCCAACCGCAAAAGATTAAACAAGTACTCCTCAATTTAATGCAAGACGCACGTGTTCGTGTCAATACAAGAGAAGATTCCATTGGTAGAAAGATCATAGTCACACTCAAACAAGTGGAAGAAGATGGCACTAGCCTTATCCTCATTCAAATTAAGGATAATGGAGCAGAGGATTTGATGAAGGGAATTGCACAAATGAATTCCTTAGAAGTAACGAAAAGCATTGTAACAGAACATAAAGGTAAAATGTATCGGGATGAAGAAGAATCTGCATGGTATTTCACCCTACCAATCATAAAACCGCTATAA
- a CDS encoding M48 family metallopeptidase, whose product MIRILNLVFIIPILIHCSTSPTGRRQILLVKDAEMNEMGGTAFSEMKTKTPIDSSTIANTYVNCIVSAELAVTTDTTGVDSWEVVVFKDNTPNAFALPGGKIGVHTGMFSVSKNKDQLAAVIGHEIGHVIARHGNERVSQNQLAGGSVKILESLGKPTVAGALGLGAKFGILLPFSREHESEADLIGLELMAKAGFDPRQSVELWKNMSALGGNKPNELLSTHPSDATRMKQLNSAMPKALALWEKAKAEGKRPNCQL is encoded by the coding sequence ATGATTCGAATTTTAAATTTAGTTTTTATAATCCCCATTCTCATTCATTGCAGTACATCTCCAACTGGAAGAAGACAGATTTTGTTAGTCAAAGATGCAGAAATGAATGAAATGGGTGGAACCGCATTTTCAGAAATGAAAACTAAAACTCCTATCGATTCCTCTACCATAGCAAATACTTATGTCAATTGTATTGTTTCGGCAGAGTTAGCAGTGACCACCGATACAACGGGTGTGGATTCTTGGGAAGTAGTTGTATTCAAAGACAATACACCTAATGCGTTTGCATTGCCTGGTGGTAAAATTGGTGTTCACACAGGTATGTTTTCTGTTTCTAAAAACAAAGACCAACTAGCAGCTGTGATTGGACATGAAATTGGTCATGTGATTGCTCGGCACGGAAATGAACGAGTTTCCCAAAACCAACTTGCTGGTGGGTCTGTTAAAATTTTAGAGAGTTTAGGAAAACCGACGGTTGCTGGTGCACTCGGGTTGGGTGCTAAATTTGGAATCCTACTACCATTTTCAAGGGAACACGAATCAGAAGCTGATTTGATTGGATTGGAGCTGATGGCGAAAGCCGGATTTGACCCAAGACAAAGTGTAGAACTTTGGAAAAATATGAGTGCTCTCGGTGGAAACAAACCGAATGAATTGTTATCAACGCACCCGTCTGATGCAACTAGGATGAAACAGCTGAATTCAGCTATGCCGAAAGCTTTGGCTCTTTGGGAAAAGGCAAAGGCAGAAGGGAAACGTCCCAACTGCCAACTATAA
- a CDS encoding MORN repeat-containing protein has product MNLSFRHFVCGMFLLPIYLACASPDSKDEQTNQDPKSTARNANIEDPEKGGKKFGCIEGNCVNGIGKYVYDNGDVYTGSFKNDLREGAGSFLYADGEKFSGTYLEDKKQGPGEYHFKNGDKYVGEFQNGQINGKGTYSFKDGKSVSGDFTSDGQEGIGVLTDEGKARNCKITGRKLLCE; this is encoded by the coding sequence ATGAATTTATCCTTTCGCCACTTTGTTTGTGGAATGTTTCTTTTACCAATCTATTTGGCCTGTGCTTCTCCTGATTCTAAGGATGAACAAACCAACCAAGATCCTAAATCCACTGCAAGAAATGCCAACATTGAAGATCCTGAAAAGGGTGGAAAAAAATTTGGCTGTATCGAAGGGAATTGTGTCAACGGGATCGGTAAATATGTATATGACAACGGCGATGTTTATACAGGATCATTTAAAAACGACCTGCGAGAAGGTGCAGGAAGTTTTCTCTATGCTGACGGTGAAAAATTTAGCGGAACTTATTTAGAAGATAAAAAACAAGGTCCGGGTGAGTATCATTTCAAAAATGGGGATAAATACGTCGGAGAATTCCAAAACGGACAAATCAATGGCAAAGGTACATACAGTTTCAAAGATGGAAAATCTGTTTCCGGTGACTTTACATCCGATGGTCAAGAAGGAATTGGTGTTCTGACTGACGAAGGTAAAGCACGAAATTGTAAAATCACAGGAAGAAAACTACTCTGCGAATGA
- a CDS encoding LB_137 family protein, translating into MIEIYHKIEIFPLVLGTYISSLRNFRTAFLTILLFLSLPSLLADKIRLKSGEILNGKVVNVTATHVEWQDQGKRYKFQNTDVLGIDVGYDGLPACADYKTFGVEDCDLILTRLTKTNASFSKKSSPLELEIIPIKKISSLKVKAESGLPMERYIEPGAKGKWVFAEKEITGNFKTLERGRIVIETDTKTLESVDILDFQSFEIQNKSVIVKVIKEETPKVIPGYSPITERRYGKAAFIFGGAFLSGLGMIYEYNASVNAINKDIEYIPTSDGRVLIFANALSTDHYDFHRQRFLIYSVVFTSIISYSLIDSFYLGRMESKKENTTGVYLKPILDMKPNANTSYLGIGYQFKPNDSLFYGLSFESKF; encoded by the coding sequence GTGATAGAAATCTATCACAAAATTGAGATTTTCCCATTGGTTTTAGGCACCTACATATCCTCCTTGCGAAACTTTCGGACAGCATTTCTAACCATACTGCTGTTTTTGAGTCTCCCTTCCCTTTTGGCGGATAAGATTCGTTTGAAATCAGGAGAAATACTGAACGGAAAGGTTGTCAACGTGACAGCCACGCATGTGGAATGGCAAGACCAAGGCAAACGGTATAAATTTCAGAATACGGACGTTCTTGGAATTGATGTGGGCTATGACGGACTTCCGGCTTGTGCCGATTACAAAACATTTGGTGTAGAAGATTGCGATTTGATCCTCACCAGATTGACAAAAACAAATGCCAGTTTTTCCAAAAAAAGTAGCCCTTTGGAATTAGAGATCATCCCCATTAAAAAAATCTCCTCATTGAAAGTTAAGGCTGAATCGGGGCTTCCCATGGAACGATACATCGAACCTGGTGCCAAAGGGAAATGGGTATTTGCAGAGAAAGAAATCACCGGGAACTTCAAAACCTTAGAACGAGGTCGAATCGTCATTGAAACAGATACTAAGACTCTGGAGTCGGTTGATATTTTGGATTTCCAATCTTTTGAAATTCAAAATAAGTCGGTGATTGTAAAAGTCATCAAAGAAGAAACTCCCAAAGTCATTCCTGGTTATTCACCCATCACAGAAAGGAGATATGGGAAAGCTGCTTTTATTTTTGGAGGAGCATTTCTTTCCGGATTAGGAATGATATATGAATACAATGCATCTGTCAATGCGATCAACAAAGACATCGAATATATTCCTACAAGTGACGGTAGAGTCTTAATATTTGCTAATGCCTTGAGTACAGATCACTATGATTTTCATAGACAACGTTTTTTGATTTATTCTGTTGTCTTTACTTCCATTATTTCTTATAGTTTGATTGATAGTTTTTATTTAGGTAGAATGGAATCAAAAAAAGAAAATACCACTGGTGTGTATTTAAAACCTATATTGGATATGAAGCCCAATGCCAATACATCTTATTTAGGTATTGGATATCAATTCAAACCCAATGATAGTTTGTTTTATGGATTGAGTTTTGAATCCAAGTTTTAA
- a CDS encoding ATP-dependent helicase, whose product MNEDLNEAQNSVILSPPGPILVVAGAGTGKTNTLVNKLASLVQNGFDPSSLLLLTFTRRAAKEMLNRAATKLDSRMLSVQGGTFHSFCHHFLRKYSLVVSLNSNFTILDEDDATSLVGMARDQIVTKQVRFPKKETLVEIFSSCFNLQISLEKLLQKEYPMFLGLTQEIQEIKSKYIDLKLKHNSLDFDDLLDFTRKILMEDESIRERVGLQYQYILVDEYQDTNRIQAHIACLLASKHQNILVVGDDAQCIYGFRGANVNNMLDFPKIFPNTKIIHLTENYRSTQPILELANSVLDQSKENYKKHLVSNKQSSSNKPKHVKFESSEEEANWITEEILALYEDRTPLSEIVVLFRAGYISNLLEVKLTAKQIPFRKYGGKRFLDLAHVKDLLAYLRIIDNPKDILSWNRVLLLEKHIGKKYAQVLYKNLETNGFQWDLVFNSPTFFLGIPEQAKTSFQKLIKVFQSQSLNLRNSMAIVEAILTHYFPILEDEYDDFDKRKLDLESFKILSKSSPNLSDYLANLTLDPTERMDTSPLDSKEDDFLTLSTIHSAKGLEWKYVFTMQVVEGSLPSSRIKTTQELEEERRLFYVAITRAKQGLYLTSPVFTDKNRLTTISRFLVDLPNLSELVEEENPVTTENQQEIPKSKLENDRFLDIQRYFLN is encoded by the coding sequence GTGAATGAGGATTTAAACGAGGCTCAAAATTCTGTCATTTTATCCCCCCCGGGTCCCATCCTGGTTGTGGCGGGTGCTGGTACTGGAAAAACTAACACTCTTGTCAATAAATTGGCATCCCTTGTTCAGAATGGATTTGACCCAAGTTCCCTATTGCTTTTAACTTTTACAAGGCGGGCAGCCAAAGAGATGTTAAATCGTGCGGCTACGAAACTCGATTCGCGCATGTTGTCTGTACAAGGTGGGACTTTTCATTCCTTTTGCCATCACTTCCTTCGGAAATATTCCTTAGTTGTTTCCCTCAATTCAAATTTTACGATTTTGGATGAAGATGATGCCACAAGTCTTGTGGGGATGGCTCGGGATCAGATTGTCACCAAACAAGTTCGGTTTCCCAAAAAAGAAACTTTAGTAGAGATCTTTTCTAGTTGTTTCAACTTACAAATATCTTTAGAAAAACTCCTACAAAAAGAATACCCTATGTTTCTTGGGCTTACCCAAGAAATCCAAGAGATTAAATCAAAGTATATAGATCTCAAACTTAAACACAATTCATTGGATTTTGATGACTTACTTGATTTCACAAGAAAAATCTTAATGGAAGACGAATCCATCCGGGAACGTGTTGGATTACAATATCAATATATCTTGGTTGACGAATACCAAGATACCAATCGAATCCAGGCACATATTGCTTGTTTGTTGGCAAGTAAACACCAGAATATATTAGTTGTGGGTGATGACGCCCAATGTATTTATGGATTTCGCGGTGCCAATGTTAACAATATGTTGGATTTTCCTAAAATTTTTCCCAACACTAAAATAATTCATCTAACGGAAAACTATCGAAGCACTCAGCCGATTTTGGAATTAGCAAATTCTGTTTTAGACCAAAGTAAAGAAAATTATAAAAAACATTTAGTTTCAAACAAACAATCTAGTTCAAACAAACCAAAACATGTAAAATTTGAATCTTCAGAGGAAGAGGCAAATTGGATCACGGAAGAAATTTTGGCATTGTATGAAGATAGAACTCCCCTTTCTGAAATTGTTGTTCTTTTTCGAGCCGGTTATATCTCCAATCTGTTAGAAGTGAAACTCACTGCAAAACAAATCCCATTTCGAAAGTATGGGGGGAAACGATTTTTGGATTTAGCTCACGTAAAGGATTTACTTGCTTACCTTCGTATCATCGATAATCCCAAAGACATACTTTCATGGAATCGAGTTTTACTATTAGAGAAACATATCGGTAAAAAATATGCTCAGGTTCTTTATAAGAATTTAGAAACAAATGGGTTTCAATGGGACCTTGTGTTCAATTCGCCAACATTCTTTTTAGGGATCCCTGAACAGGCAAAAACATCCTTTCAAAAACTAATCAAAGTTTTTCAGTCTCAAAGTTTAAATTTGCGAAATAGTATGGCGATTGTCGAAGCGATCCTAACTCATTATTTTCCTATTTTGGAAGATGAGTATGATGATTTTGATAAAAGAAAATTGGATTTGGAGTCGTTTAAAATTTTAAGTAAATCCTCTCCGAATCTATCTGATTATTTGGCTAATTTGACCTTGGATCCAACGGAACGAATGGATACAAGTCCCCTAGATTCCAAAGAAGATGATTTTTTGACCTTATCCACCATTCATTCAGCAAAGGGTCTAGAGTGGAAATATGTTTTTACTATGCAAGTGGTAGAAGGAAGTTTGCCTAGTTCTCGAATTAAAACAACACAAGAATTGGAAGAAGAAAGACGTTTGTTTTATGTAGCAATCACCAGAGCCAAACAAGGTCTGTATTTAACATCACCAGTGTTTACTGATAAAAATCGTTTAACAACAATCAGTCGTTTTTTGGTTGATTTGCCCAATTTATCAGAACTTGTCGAAGAAGAAAATCCGGTGACAACAGAAAATCAACAAGAGATTCCAAAATCTAAGTTGGAAAACGACCGCTTCCTAGACATTCAACGATACTTTTTGAATTGA
- a CDS encoding tetratricopeptide repeat protein has protein sequence MKKFFFFSLFFVLFFFFALASQSIVSVKLQELRFGILRDQLMNYELSSQTLRERLKQMFLSKDDYMTEVKVNILESGIMNSETEGLDLKMSWQDQFGLYVINSVRFLNFKPALELEEQQKTIIRLQFAFYMERTRKYPIASKKYQELEDSVTSSLSDEMAFTLLHHGYCLVMMGEREKAFVKLTKAIDLFPGTHYAENASLLISFLEEGEKKKEELKNKKKSPEELAYSLFQSGDYEETLKTLETLPVLTKDQSYVKARAMEELGKTSNAVKEYIQLVKQKENKEVAIRANRRLLLIGNFYQENKSLVAFSKEEATRLGDAKAAENIEEGKSLVLKPVIIEKVLKADTVSNLSEEESKELNQIKENIRESLEDSKGETTKLAAVVSEEKIPLVPEIDESKPQKIEDTSNLVEVKKNIPKSPLKLKVKLRDGREVICEEVKIEGNLATLQLGSFGLNLPYDLVVSVQVSVDRGIPVKLVTESGTQGESYRWIQNSSGDWTKPKSNEEPVVRGDVKSFRL, from the coding sequence ATGAAAAAGTTTTTCTTTTTCTCACTTTTCTTTGTTCTGTTTTTCTTTTTTGCATTGGCTTCCCAGTCCATAGTCAGTGTCAAACTACAAGAATTACGTTTCGGAATTCTTCGGGACCAACTGATGAACTACGAACTCTCTTCTCAAACCTTACGAGAAAGACTAAAACAAATGTTTCTTTCCAAAGATGATTATATGACCGAAGTAAAAGTCAATATCTTGGAATCGGGAATTATGAATTCGGAAACAGAAGGTTTAGATCTAAAGATGAGTTGGCAAGATCAATTTGGTCTTTATGTCATCAATTCCGTGCGATTTTTGAATTTTAAACCAGCTCTGGAATTAGAGGAACAACAAAAAACAATCATTCGATTGCAATTTGCTTTCTATATGGAAAGGACAAGAAAGTATCCCATTGCTTCAAAAAAATACCAAGAACTAGAGGATTCCGTTACTTCTTCTTTATCTGATGAAATGGCATTCACACTCCTACACCATGGATACTGTTTGGTAATGATGGGTGAAAGAGAAAAAGCATTTGTCAAACTCACCAAAGCCATTGACTTATTTCCAGGAACACACTATGCAGAAAATGCAAGCCTTCTCATTAGTTTTTTAGAAGAGGGTGAAAAGAAAAAAGAAGAACTCAAAAACAAAAAAAAATCTCCTGAGGAATTGGCATATTCTCTTTTCCAAAGTGGAGATTACGAAGAAACTCTAAAAACTTTAGAAACTCTGCCTGTGTTAACCAAAGACCAATCTTATGTCAAAGCTCGAGCAATGGAAGAACTTGGAAAAACATCAAATGCAGTAAAAGAATACATACAACTAGTGAAACAAAAAGAAAATAAGGAAGTTGCCATCAGAGCAAATAGACGTTTGTTGTTAATTGGTAACTTTTACCAGGAAAACAAATCCCTTGTCGCTTTTTCCAAAGAAGAAGCGACAAGGCTTGGTGACGCAAAAGCTGCTGAGAATATTGAGGAAGGAAAGAGTTTAGTTTTAAAACCTGTTATCATTGAAAAAGTTCTCAAAGCGGATACGGTATCGAATCTCTCAGAAGAAGAATCAAAAGAACTCAACCAAATCAAAGAGAATATCCGCGAATCTTTGGAAGATTCCAAAGGCGAAACTACCAAACTAGCTGCGGTTGTCTCGGAGGAAAAAATTCCTCTCGTTCCCGAAATTGATGAATCAAAACCCCAAAAGATCGAAGATACATCGAACCTCGTAGAAGTGAAAAAAAACATTCCAAAATCTCCCTTAAAACTCAAAGTAAAGTTAAGGGATGGAAGGGAAGTGATTTGCGAAGAAGTGAAAATTGAAGGGAACCTTGCCACACTCCAACTTGGTTCATTTGGGCTTAACCTCCCTTATGATCTAGTGGTTTCTGTCCAAGTTTCGGTAGATCGAGGAATTCCCGTTAAGTTAGTAACTGAATCCGGAACCCAAGGGGAATCCTATCGCTGGATTCAAAATAGTTCCGGAGATTGGACTAAACCAAAATCAAATGAAGAGCCGGTAGTTAGGGGAGATGTAAAATCTTTTCGGCTCTAA